The genomic segment GCCTTAAAGGCCAGGGTACTTTCAGCTTAAGCGACACGCGTTGTGTAAACAAATCTGGCAGAGAGACCTTGACCGTATCATGCTCAATATCTTTGGCATCGGTTCACCTGTTACCTCTTTGCCCGTGTGTGTCGAAGTGACAGGAGTACTTTGGAATGATTAACCAGGCCAGCTGTGACCTCAAGGAGCTTAACCTGTTTTAGCCTTGGATTGTTGTTAATTTGATAATGGATTGCTTATTTAAGTTTGATATCTCAGCCATTCCACTACATTAGCACGGCATGATTGTACTGTTCCCATATGCGTCTAGCAAGAAGCAGTATGAGTGTAGTATCAAAAGGGAATGTACTTGGTTActtaacgtaacctcggttccctgagatacgggaaTAAGTAGTGTGTTGCTAGCCGTGCTATGTATCTGAACAACTtagatgtttgttttttcaaaacaACCTGAGAATCCTGTGGTGAATACCCGCTTATATAGCCAGAACACTCTggccattctggcgggctttggcagGTTTGTCATGCTTTGTTGCCATAGGCTTGTGCAGCTCCACTGCCTAGCCATTGGTTCGTTTTTTTAATACTGTGCACGTACCACTGGCCATGCAGTTTCACTGAGTGaatgaataaggcttcagttcaggagaaaaaatacTTAGTCTAGCAAGATGCTGTATTCCTATCTCATGGAACTGATGTTATATTAAATAACCGAGTACGCTTTTCTAGGTTTCTAGCCcttacagttcaaaagttattaccatatacatataagtgcaaaCTTAGACAGTTGGTGGCACTACAGCGATTGAGTTTAGAGACTCCAAAATTGATGTGGTTAATGTTCAGACTGGCCTATAGCTGTGTGACAATTTTCCCAAATTTGTAACAATACAGTTCTATGGCCTGCCATTTTCTCAAGTCAAGTGCCAAGGAAgtagaagaggaggaggaggaagaagaagaagagaaaaacaaGAGCAAGAAGACAGTTACAACAGATGTCTATGCATCTTTGTTGCTTGGcccctaaaaacaaaacaaatagaactaaactacattaaaaaaatattaaccaaCCACTTGCCTTATTAAAAGGAACCACATTATTGACATTAGTTATGTATGCTTTTCTATACAGATTGCTTCTTTTCTTTTGGACTGTATTAGACATCAATCATACATGTAATCTGTAAACTCCTCATACATGTAAAACAACCTcatgttttatgttatgttataaacaTAACTGAATTCTTCAGCTTGAAGATTATCAGGAAAACACTGAGAGGGAGTGTATGCGATCTGCAAGAGGAGGTTAATCTTTATTTTCTCTAACTCTCTTCTCCCcatttctctctgtctcctcTTAGTCTCTTCCTCTGACGCATACAGAAACACACGCCCATGGCCGTCCTCTTTCCCCAGCTGCAATTATCAACAGAGCGTTTTACTTCCCTAGGTTGAAGGCAGCTCTTTCCAGGACATATTGCGACTAAGACGCTACAGAGGTAAGACACAGCGCTATACATTCGCATGTCACATTCACACCAAAGCTGCAGTCAACTCAAAGTCAAGGGTTTTGATCGCTTTGTGTCACAGCAACACAGGGGACAGGTATGAGAGAAAATTTTGATAATAATCATTGAAATAAATCTGGATTAAGAATAGGGTAAACAAATTCCCAACATATGACATCTGTTGAATTATGGTAGTGGACATTTATTATGCTTTTAAGtgtcagtatttagattttttagttGTATCGGTGTAAAAGTGTGATACTTTTCTTTTGCAGTTAGTTTCATTCACTGTCATCTATTTAGTCAAGGCAAAGTCCTGCTTACTGATCTTCAAAATGAGTTCATGACAGGGAAGGTAAAGTTCATAGTAAACAGTGACAGACAAATTCAAGTTTCaggaacacattttaaatatgacaCTGAAAAATGTGTTTGCAACAAAAGCTCTAGTTTCTGTATGCTAGTGATAAAGCAGAATGGAATGAGGGTTTACCTGTGCAGTGTTCAACTGACAGGATGAAAGGGTGTAACATACCCTAAGCCCCATAATAGACTGAATTAATACAACACGACAATATGACTGCTGTCATTGATTCAAGAAAAAGGACAATAGATCACCTTTTTACATGATTATTATGCCTAAAGCTTTACAAATAATTcccacattaatatttaaaatgcaacttTTGAAACAAACTATACaaagttttatgtaaaaaaaaaaaaaaaaaaaaaagtacagaatAGAATAGATTAGAATAGAACACTGACATTGTCAAATGTTAACAGAACATGTTATTAATGTGAATAACTACACTTGTGGATACTTGTGGATCAGCTTCATAGTGAGTAAATGaataaagaattttaattttttggtgaactatccatttaaagtcATATATTGTCTGCTGCATTTTggataaactatttaaaattatatagtaaaaataaaatatgtgttttgtcattgagaaatgttttttttgtgtgtgtgtgtgtgtattagtatattggtataatatgagattttaaatgtgcagtaaactttaaaatgtcagcaaaacaaaaaaagattaatgtttggaaattctGTACAGCCAAAATACTTACACTATGGATGAATATGTTGTTATTTGTCAGAATTTAAAAAACAAGAGCCAAACCGTTTCCACAAGAGGAAAAAGTTCCATGCCAAACAGCGTCTTTTCTGGAAAAGACATGCGGAACATATTTAATCACTAGGTTGTTTTTCAATAGTTTTTGATTGATGTTTTAAACATTTGGAAAGCATAGAATTTTATACTTACTTTCTGGTTCTTTTTAAGTAGCATAGAAAAATTAACTGACACAGGAAAGTAAATATGAATAGACAAtaaacaagaacaacaaaaaaactatttttataggTTAATGCCCCTATTAAACAAGCATGTGTTTAGCAGATTGGCAGGTACACTCAGTGTTACGTGGAACTCCAAATGAGCATCTGGCATAAGTCAAGGACATTGCggtttagaaatgcaaacaaccaGACAGACCAGCATTGACCACTTGACCTTCACCTAAAAAGTGGTGAGGGTTAAATGAACTCTCCCTCAAACCAGACAAATTATAGCAAATGTACAAATATACTACCATGGCTCAATTGCCACAAAGCTGCCcatacacttttatttatattatttcataagCTACTGTATATGTTGAAATAGACAACAATGCTGCAGGCTGCTCGGATGTTGTTGGTCAGCTAAGCTACACGTCTGCAGGGAGTTTTCAGTCAAAAGTAGATGTTTTTGTGTTGAGTTGTGTATGATCTCAACCAAGACCCTCCTAAACACTTAATAATTAGTAGGATGGTTTTTGATCAAGCAGACTAAGTAACGTTCAAGATACAGTTAGTCAGAACAAAACATAGATGACACACTGAATAAACAATCGAATGAAAGAGTAAATTACAATGATAAAGCTTGCAcagacatttaaaatttaatctgTTTGTGGATGTTTGGCTGTGCTTAGTCTTATGGCATTATGCAGATATTATTATGGACATATGTGAGTTTATTATTATGGACAGGTGTTTAATATTAAGATATACAAAAATCACATAATTCagaatatttgataaataaatgcatattccCATGAAAACCAGTTTGTAATGCAGAAACACAAGAGAAAAATAACTTGAACTGAATGcagataaaatataatgtattagatataaaatatatattttttttatataaattccaAATTTCTccaatatatttctatattttctgaaattagcagtgaaaaatgtgttttgacAAATTGCTTTTGTTACTCTtttataagttgctttggataaaatctcctaaatgcacaaatgtaaaatctaaaaacaattttttttttttttgagtctaaAACTTAAAGCAATTCTAATTGGAAACAAATGGATGTgagcagatttatttatttttttcttacacagATGAAAGACGATTTTTAGCtctaacacaacaacaacaacaaaaaacacattagatGTGTAACAGGGGCGTAGCCATcgtttcagaagtgagggggacagaaatcacacacacacacacacagacatacatatatatatatatatatatatatatatatatatatatatatatatatatatatatatatatatatgtctgtgtctgtgtgtgtgtgtgtgtgtgtgtgtaatttctgtgtgtgtctgtgtgtgtgtgtgtgtgtgatttcattacgatataacatttctgtaatctatatagcctaatagtcaacagttttttaacagtaagatttttaatgttttgaaaaaagtctcttctgctcaccaagtctgcctttatttgatccaaagtacagcaaaagcagtaatattatgaaatatttatactatttaaaataactgttttctatcttagtatattttaaatgtaatttactgtattactgtgatcaaaggtgaattttcagcacctttcctccagtcttcaatgtcacattaatcagaaatcattcttaatatgctgatttgctgattataaatatttaaaacagatgagtacattttcttcagcattctttgatgaatagaaggatccacaAAAAGCTTTCACAACATTATACAacatatcattcaaaagcttagtcagtatatatatatatatatatatatatatatatatatatatatatatatatatatatatatatatatatatatatatacagatagaaCATATCTCAAGCCTTAGTACGGGTTTGAAATTTAACTGTGTATATTGAAtgtttttagtgtgtttttgttttcttttttattgaagGAAGTGAAGCTGCTgtgatgcaagaaaaaaatactgaatctGATGTGTTATATCATATTGTAtagataaactgtaaaaaaaaatatatatacatgtatatatataaaattattatatatttttttttgcattttaaagaaTGTACTATTTCAGTCTCTTAACTTAAAAATTTCATGTTTCATTCAATGTTACTAGATTGTTTTGTttgaattatttgtaaaatttactagcaatatctgagtgaaaattgtttcaaagtaaatccttttttttattaaatttttgcaactttttttctaatcatataaaaaaaaaaaaaaaaaaaaaaatgaaatcaatgtttatgtttctttgtctgtttttctttagATCATAATGAGTGTTCCTTTGGGTTACGAGCATGACTATCATTATTATGAACATGATAATAGTTCCAACCACAGTGACTACGACTACAATGATTTTGCAGACTTCCACACAGTCTGCGACAAACAAGAGGTCAGGTCCTTCGCTGGGGTTTTTTTGCCAGTCATATACACCCTAGCATTGATCCTGGGCATGGCCGGAAACTCACTGGTCGTCTTAGTTTACCTTTCCCACAAACGCTTAAGAACGCTGACGGACGTCTTCATCCTCAACCTGGCATTTGCAGACCTCCTCCTGCTCTTCACACTGCCCTTCTGGGCTGCAGATGCAGTGAATGGCTGGGAGATCGGCACAGCGGCCTGTAAGATCACTTCAGCTCTCTACACCACTAACTTCAGCTGTAGCATGCTGCTGATGGCCTGCATTAGCATAGACCGCTATCGTGCACTAGCCAGAGGCTCGGCCATCGCCAATGCCCCAGCCAGGAACAATGCCCGCAGGCAGAGGATAATCATGTGCCTCCTGGTTTGGGGACTTGCCATTATCCTCGGATTGCCAGATATGGTGTTCTACATGGTGAAGACGCAGCACTCAAGTGGGCGTAATGCCTGCCGGGCAGTTTACCCACACAGCATGGCGCGGGAAGCTAAGGCAACTCTGGAAATTCTGGAAGTGTCTCTGAGCTTTCTTCTGCCTTTCCTGGTGATGATGTTCTGCTATTGCAGGGTTGGAATTGTGTTGAGTCAAGCAGCAACAGCGGGTGTACGTGGTGGTAGAAGAT from the Carassius auratus strain Wakin chromosome 49, ASM336829v1, whole genome shotgun sequence genome contains:
- the LOC113066060 gene encoding atypical chemokine receptor 4-like, with protein sequence MSVPLGYEHDYHYYEHDNSSNHSDYDYNDFADFHTVCDKQEVRSFAGVFLPVIYTLALILGMAGNSLVVLVYLSHKRLRTLTDVFILNLAFADLLLLFTLPFWAADAVNGWEIGTAACKITSALYTTNFSCSMLLMACISIDRYRALARGSAIANAPARNNARRQRIIMCLLVWGLAIILGLPDMVFYMVKTQHSSGRNACRAVYPHSMAREAKATLEILEVSLSFLLPFLVMMFCYCRVGIVLSQAATAGVRGGRRWRAFRVLIAVVGVFLLTQLPYNVVKLVRALDVIYILVTECEMSKSLDRANQITESLALTHCCLNPVLYVFIGSSFKLHILKLAKHCGQTGRGYRHGNEQPTVEISLKSGTQTQTDSSSDNEDTSTFTI